The following proteins are co-located in the Tripterygium wilfordii isolate XIE 37 chromosome 2, ASM1340144v1, whole genome shotgun sequence genome:
- the LOC120008554 gene encoding transcription initiation factor TFIID subunit 9-like isoform X1, which translates to MPGSSEEMAEGENLPRDAKIVKSLLQSMGVVEYEPRVIHQFLELWYRYVVDVLTDSQVYSEHASKAAIDCDDVKLAIQSRVNFSFSQPPPREVLLELARNRNKIPLPKTIAGPGIPLPPEKDTLISPNYQLAIPKKESAQAAEETEDEESVDPNPSQEQNADMPKQRVSFPLVKHPK; encoded by the exons ATGCCTG GATCCAGTGAAGAAATGGCGGAAGGAGAAAATTTGCCTAGAGATGCAAAGATTGTAAAATCCCTGCTGCAATCAATGGGTGTTGTGGAGTATGAGCCTCGTGTAATTCACCAGTTTCTGGAGCTGTGGTATCGTTACGTTGTTGATGTCCTGACAGATTCCCAAGTGTACTCGGAGCATGCCAGCAAGGCAGCTATTGATTGCGATGATGTCAAGCTTGCTATTCAATCTAGAGTCAATTTCAGCTTCTCGCAGCCTCCACCAAGAGAG GTTCTACTGGAGTTGGCTAGAAATAGGAATAAAATCCCATTACCAAAGACAATAGCTGGGCCTGGCATTCCACTTCCACCTGAAAAGGATACATTGATCAGCCCAAACTATCAACTTGCTATCCCAAAGAAGGAATCTGCCCAGGCAGCTGAAGAAACAGAAGATGAGGAAAGTGTTGATCCTAACCCCAGCCAAGAACAAAATGCAGATATGCCTAAGCAAAGAGTGTCATTTCCCCTTGTAAAACATCCCAAGTGA
- the LOC120008554 gene encoding transcription initiation factor TFIID subunit 9-like isoform X2 — MAEGENLPRDAKIVKSLLQSMGVVEYEPRVIHQFLELWYRYVVDVLTDSQVYSEHASKAAIDCDDVKLAIQSRVNFSFSQPPPREVLLELARNRNKIPLPKTIAGPGIPLPPEKDTLISPNYQLAIPKKESAQAAEETEDEESVDPNPSQEQNADMPKQRVSFPLVKHPK; from the exons ATGGCGGAAGGAGAAAATTTGCCTAGAGATGCAAAGATTGTAAAATCCCTGCTGCAATCAATGGGTGTTGTGGAGTATGAGCCTCGTGTAATTCACCAGTTTCTGGAGCTGTGGTATCGTTACGTTGTTGATGTCCTGACAGATTCCCAAGTGTACTCGGAGCATGCCAGCAAGGCAGCTATTGATTGCGATGATGTCAAGCTTGCTATTCAATCTAGAGTCAATTTCAGCTTCTCGCAGCCTCCACCAAGAGAG GTTCTACTGGAGTTGGCTAGAAATAGGAATAAAATCCCATTACCAAAGACAATAGCTGGGCCTGGCATTCCACTTCCACCTGAAAAGGATACATTGATCAGCCCAAACTATCAACTTGCTATCCCAAAGAAGGAATCTGCCCAGGCAGCTGAAGAAACAGAAGATGAGGAAAGTGTTGATCCTAACCCCAGCCAAGAACAAAATGCAGATATGCCTAAGCAAAGAGTGTCATTTCCCCTTGTAAAACATCCCAAGTGA